A single genomic interval of Bacteroidales bacterium harbors:
- a CDS encoding VOC family protein, protein MRKLICLLTLVFFLTISYGVYAQKEDRSLNTQVVTQIGLVVEDIEKTSKAYADLFGIETPQVSETDEYSKTNAHYKGEPTNARAKLAFIRLENITIEIIEPIGGPSTWQEFLDKHGEGVHHIAFQVEDMDETIAMLETKGGELVQRGDFTGGSYSYVESQEKLKTIIELLTSDD, encoded by the coding sequence ATGAGAAAGTTAATTTGCTTACTAACCCTGGTTTTTTTCTTAACAATCTCTTATGGTGTTTACGCCCAGAAAGAGGACCGGTCCCTGAATACCCAAGTGGTTACTCAGATAGGACTGGTAGTTGAGGATATTGAAAAAACCAGTAAAGCATATGCCGATTTATTCGGTATCGAGACACCCCAGGTCAGTGAAACGGATGAATATTCCAAAACCAACGCCCATTATAAGGGAGAACCTACAAATGCCAGGGCCAAACTTGCGTTTATCCGCCTCGAAAACATTACCATTGAGATCATCGAGCCGATCGGAGGACCGAGCACATGGCAGGAGTTTCTTGATAAGCACGGGGAAGGCGTACATCACATTGCCTTTCAGGTGGAGGATATGGATGAAACCATTGCCATGCTTGAAACTAAAGGCGGAGAACTGGTTCAGCGAGGAGATTTCACCGGTGGGAGCTATTCCTATGTGGAATCGCAGGAAAAGCTCAAAACCATCATTGAGTTGCTGAC